In Sebastes umbrosus isolate fSebUmb1 chromosome 7, fSebUmb1.pri, whole genome shotgun sequence, the sequence tttcagatcttttttttcagacttttttttcagacatttttcagattttttttttcagactttttttcagacttctttttcagacatttttcagatcttttttttcagactttttttgtccgatatttttcagatcttttttttcagacatttttcagatctttttttcggacattttattaGATCTttcttttcggacattttttcagacttttttttcagacttttttttcggacattttttcagatcttttttttcagacattattcagatcttttttttcagacattttattagATCTttcttttcggacatttttttagatcttttattttggacattttttcagacatgttttttcagatcttttttttcagactttttgatttggacatttttttgggaaattttttcagacttttttttccagacattttttttcagactttttgttttggacattttttggggacattttttaagacttttttcaaatctttttttcggacatttttttcagacatttttcagacttttttttcagactttttcagatctttttttttcagacattttttcggcgattttttcagacttttttttcagatatttttcagattttttttttcagactttttttcagatattttttcagactttttttttcggacatttttcagatctttttttgtccgactttttttgtccgacatttttcagacttttttttctttgtgcgAAGTGTATGAAAGGAATATTGGCCAAAATAATTCCTTCTACTCCCAAATATCACCAAAAATCACACCTCGGTCGGGCTCCAATCTATAATCTGAGGGAATACCATGTGCAAATTGTGTTAATGTCTCTGCTCAGTCATATATTTTCCAATAATGGTCCCATTATGTTCTTATATGCTGACATATCAATGAATTTTTTATGTTGTTCAGCTCGAGGACTTTTCAAATTATTTCCCCCTTTGAGAGGCTTCAGCCAGAGCGTCACACTGAGTTTCTCCGCGGTCACAGAGAAAATCACTCCTACACAGAAGAAGAGTCGCCGCCGTCTTTCTGAAGCTGACCCAGAAACCAGCTGAGTGGCCACCTGTCAGCTGACTGACTCCCTCTCACACCAGAACGGCCATCATTTACTACAGCTGAGTAAATTTACTAAGATGCATCACATTACTGGAGTTATGAGGCTCCTATATGATTGTATATACATTCATGTTTACAGGCTTACCTTGACAACTTCCTGTCCCAGAACTCCTCCCACGACAGCGCACACTGGAGACATCTCAGAGAAGCAGTAGCTGGGGACAAACATGTACCACTGTGACTAAATACAAAGTGTGATGTgatatctcctgattcgatactatcacgatactttggtgccgatacgatatgtattgtgatgtGAAAGTAttgcttttttaacactagaacatgggaaaaagttgaatcatacactttggaaaatatgtaaattaatccagtaaaaatgtttgatattcagcgtgtatgtagtcagagatgtcctgaagtcaaatatatcagtcattgtcaggaggtttttttttttttttccagcaacacgATAATCAAGGAataaacattaaacaataaacatttccctcacaaatttatggtattttctttttactttataaagggacatgtaatgttttatacttctggtgaatataatccaatcaatcttatttctatatatgtattttgtatatacagttccctttgttaacaccttattttgaaaaccacacgtaatcacacatgtatacttcctctaacttctccaaggtggtctctagctctcccgtcagctccgttctctttatacatccatggtcagctccatcggggccgtttgactgcatttaacataaatgtcagtatatgggtgctctacagttgtagcgtcggcccatttgaccatggagatgagagtgccggccggctcgaccgctcgttaccgcgatacgataacgtttcctgtccgtgacagagttagcatgcagctttagccgtgatgtctagctctgcttttcctgcaatgtgtgaaactcaaagtgtttccatcctttactggatgtgtagtgtttaccatgcaggatttaacatgtgagggtgcaggttgtatccacgctgaccctccaccgttttctactttctgcggtttgttttggttgacggatatggaacggattgacgtcacgttactcagactaccacaataaaagcggcaACTTCGCACACAGTCTGAATTATCCATTCACAGTCTCActtgtgtaaaatgaaaatcacaTTACAGGTAAAGAGGCTTTGTACCTGATGAAGTCATCATTCAGGAGGTCACTGCTCACGGCCAAGGCCTCCAGGACGTCATCACGGATCTGTCTCAGGAGCTGACTGTCCTCTGGAAAGGATTGTGGGTCGGGGTCACGGCCTTTGTCGGTACGaaacttcaacagcactgtggAGACGGAGGGAAGGGGGGAGCAGGAGGAACATGAACAGAAATAAACGACAGTTGAGAGGCTGGAAACAAGTTTAAAACATTTCTCTAAAGCAATATTTTCCATATAATCTATTGCCATTTATAATTTCATCACGCTTTTCAAGAGACTTCACGGGTGAATTATCATCTCATGGAAAGACAACATCTTATCTCTGAAACAGGATAAGATCTGGATGTGGTTGCACCATCAACCATTTCATCCGATTACGCCTCCCCACATCAAAATAAGAGCGTGCACACAGAGACGCAAACATACACCTACACAAGGAAATATtagggtgagaaaaaaaaacctctttcCTGTGTCTAAGAGTCGGCTGCAGGACTGATTGAGACATGAAAATCAGACACGTGCACTTTATTTGGTCATGAGCAATATTTCAAATAACCGACGTCTCCAACTGTGCCACACATCAACACTTCGCCCCCGCATTTCCTGTTCGTCCATTAACTTAAACCACAAGAGGAAGTCAAGTCCTCCCACGGCCATTTCCACCAGAGTGGcacatcacagacacacacactctcacagacacacacacagacacacacaaacacacacagacacacacacacacacacacacacacacatgagcagTGACGATGAATCACTTTCACACCTCGGCTCTGCCCTTTCATCAGTGAaacttttgtttgtaaaaagttAAGACTGGCGCAGCTACACAGGAAATCAAACTGAATTACATAACTCAATATAATAATGTGCACATGGATGGAACAATGATAGTATCTCCTACACATGTAGTAGTGAGACGTAATTAGTCTTCAGATTAAAGTCAAGGGGGAATATTCAAGATAGCTATGTCGAAACCTGCCTATGAAGGTCAAATACAACAGACAATATGTTTTTCATTATTAAGACAACGTCTGtacagtgagtgagagagtttATGTTCCTTTGGCAGAGCTGGTACAAGAATATCTAACTGTTTGACAAAGCAAAACATGCTTATTCCATTcctttatctgctcaaaatgtaccttaaagggagatttgtcaagtatttaatactcttatcaacatgggaggtggacaaatatgctgctttatgcaaatgtatatatatatttattattgaaaatcaattagcaacacaaaacaatgagagatattgtccagaaaccctcacaggtactgcatttagcataaaaaatatgctcaaatcataacatggcaaactgcaacccaacagacaacaacagctgtcagtgtgtcagtgtgctgacttgactatgacttgccccaaactgcatgtgattatcataaagtgggcatgtctgtaaaggggagactcgtgggtacccatagaacccattttcattcacatatctggaggtcagaggtcaagggagccctttgaatatggccatgacatataatacaatacatagACAATATGTTTTTCATTATTAAGACAACATCTGtacagtgagtgagagagtttATGTTCCTTTGGCAGAGCTGGTACAATAATATCTAACTGTTTGGCAAAGCAAAACCTGCTTATTCTATtccttattcttattcttatctCATTCCAGGAGATTATGTAATCAATCATGTGTGTgcaactctgtctgtctgtccatggcTAATCTTGCATACTGCTGGACCCATCAGTCTAATATTTTTCGTGCTCATTTATGACGtggttgcagtgattcacactttttgaaaacattttttattgacgGTTTCATACCGTCGTTGACAGCTGACTCCTCACTATACTTAACCGGCCGCAAGTTGTCgacaactgcttcagtttggacTCTTGTTTCCttacaaattaataattattcctctgtatgtatgtatgtatgtatgtataattaTCGCTTAGCAAATGAAAAACTGAACCGAGCGCTTACTACAACGGAGCGAGTCTTCTCGCGTCGgtaggaggagagctagttagctgttagcagccggtgggcagcagaGTCCTGCGGTGTGTTTGGCCAACAGAGCTAACAACTAATGGggctaatggtgccttcaaatgaaacttgtgagcttgtgtttacaacatgggaagtcgtgtacacaatatgcttggcgttcaagtggttaactCGTGAGAACaacgctgctaagcaacggcaatattaacgagctaacagctaacgagGCTAAtacagctaacagagctaaaggaactaaacacacagcaggGCTGACAGTTTCTGTTGAGAAGAAGCGTTAAACAGTCAACATAAAGCATAACACAGTAAACTGCAGTTTAAATGCATAGAGCCGGTGCAGACAGTGTcatagattaaaatgagagcgtaTCTGCAGCGTGAGACGTGTGAGTGAAAACAGTGTCTGATACGCTTGCGGTCTAGATGGGGGACAATTGTGGTTTGTATTTATTCGATCAAACATTAAAGCAGAGGCCGCTGCAGACACAGCTGGTGGAGATCTGAACTCTACTGAGTGCATCTTTCTAgttatatactgtttatatactgctttGTCATCTTTTCTCGTGCTCTCAATGTGTCTAGACAGGCTgcttatataataaaaaaagggaattaTGTAGTTCAGAGATACTGTACTAATGATAataagcaaaaacacacacacacacacacacaaccgcgGTTCAGATCACCCGACTGTTCCTAGTCAGACAGGAAGCAGTTGTAACAGAGGAAGAGCCACTTCCTCATCGGTCGCCCAAAACAACAACCGCTAGCTCCAATTATAGAAACAGCAAAGGAATAATAACGCAGCCCCCTGTCTCACatttactaaataaaacaacaacaacagggcGTGTTTCCACTCAGGGCGAGGCTGCAGTGGGTTTCAGAGAGTGGGGGCGTTAATAGACTGAAGGTCACGACGCCGGGCACACACCTAAAATTAACCAGCCGAGATCAGTTCACaatcagaggtggaagaagtattcagatcatttactgaagtaaaagtgctaataccacactgtgaaaatacttcACTCctagtaaaagtcctgcattcaaaaccttacttaagtaaaagtaaaagtaaaagtgttatcagaaaaatgtacttaaagtactaaaagtaaaagtactcattatgcagtaaaatgttttattctatctgatgtttctggattaatattactgatgcattaatttGTATGTTGCATATAGTGCATGTAGTAGTTGTAGGGTTTTTTTCAAAGAAATTCCTAATTAGTGaagaatattataaattaaGGCTGtaaaatcgattaaaatatttaatcgcaattaaattttacattttttatctgttctaaattaaccttaaagggagatttgtcaagtatttaatactcttatcaacatgagagtggacaaatatgctgctttatgcaaatgtatgtatatatttattattggaaatcaattaacaacacaaaacaatgacagatattgtccagaaacccttacaggtactgcattcagcataagaaatatgttcaaatcctcgccaaaatgtagcgtaagtttggagcattatttaacctcctttgcaacaagctagtatgacatggttggtaccgatggatgctttaggttttttagtttcatatgataccagtatcttcactctagctttaaaactgagctgctacaacttaaaaactgcaagttgcattaatacattaaagaaattagtggcgttaaaacaaatttgggtTAACGCGTTCTTATTATTAACTTCAAATTATAAATTCAATATGCTttttaaatatgataaaaacttGCATTTAGTATTAGTGACCTTGGCTCCTGTCATCCTGTCAAAGTGTAACTGAATTCTCATTATTTACTACATTTATGTGCAGGAAAGTTTTCATAAATACCCATTTTCTGTGTATTTCCTGCTCTTCTATGCTTGACGTTATGTACGTGTCAGAATGTTCTCTATTCTACGCTCAGTGCACATGACTGGCCATGGACGGCCTGTGATGGAAACTAGCATGTAGTGTGTGGGGATGGTGGAGGGCCAGGTGACAGGAGAGACAATAACAACTCTTAGAGGATGTTATCAGACGCTGTAAATAACCTGAAAACAGGAAGGTAAATTTAAGATTTATTTAAATGGTTAAAACAGTCCATTGGGTTTGACTGTATGTGAGTACTCATGTGCAACTCAGCGTATCAATGTTCTTTTTTCCATCTAAATTTGttggatattttctttttaaagcacACAAGCTTGACCTTCAACAGTTCTCTCTATAAGGTCATTTAACAAAGGTCATGGACATTATTTTCCGTACACGTGCAGCGACAGCTCATCAGCTGAATTAGAACCTGTGACTTTGCATGCTCATGGGACACGTTTCAGTCTCGCTGCGGGGGTCCCACACATTTTCAGTTTCTGATTTCTATTCGTTTTTAGACCTTTCAGGATTCGATTTGTTATATTTGATCAATTCTCTGTATGGAAATTCTGTTTATGTGCTGCCGCCTACACAGAAATGTCTGAAGACCTCTCGTATACTCTACAGCTCATTTAACTGATAGTTGTGTCAACTAGACAATATCCctttcccccaaaaaaataatctcATAATGAAACTAGGGCTGGCAATGGATTGAATATTTATACGCAATTAATCGcttgattgtccgtagttaattgtgattaagtACCGTGAAGCATGAAGTAGTCCACTGGTGTTCGCTTCATCCCGGCTTTGGCCTTCTCAGTGGTCCAGTCGACCTCCAGAGCCTCCTTCAGGGTGCAGAAACTGGCTGTCTGATTGGTTggagattaaaaaataatgtcaaGAAGAGGTGAATCAGAGGTGTATTAATTCTTTGCTCATCTTTAAGATTTATATAATGAATGTCTGGTTGTTAAGGAAAACTATTTATTTGGATTTGTGTGGActctatgtatatttatatgcatGCAGGCTGATTATAAACTTGAAACAACAGAAAGCAATACAAAAGAAAGATTGCATCTCATTTTGGAAGGAGACAACCAGACCTCACAAATGATCAAAGgtgtttttccattttgtgttattttctcaaTACGTTCCACTCGTCCTATCTTAACAGTTTTTAGTCCAGCCTCCATTTAAAGGTCATTTTATTCCCCACCCATACAGTTGTGCCTTTGAGCCAAATAGAGGGAAACCCCTATTATATGTGACAGTTCGTTATATCAGGTTTGCTGGTAGATAAAGTAATTTAAACTGATATATTCTCTGTTTAATATGTTTAAAGATGCACTCATTTACCTTTTTCACAATGGTGGTCTCGTTGGGGTCGACTTTGGCTTTCTTCGCCTCCGGACCGTCGTTGGAATTTCCCTTCGGTTTCACCAGTTTCGGTTTCTCCCTaaaaagagagagtgaagagaAAGATATCCCACGTTATATAGAGAggagacagtcagacagtttTATTACCCTGTAATGTTAATCCCATCCAATGGTGCTTAAGTCGTGGTACCCTgtaaaaaatatcatgatattaaTAGTAGAATTACTACTGTCATTAGtattattactgtttttttaatctattaattattataaatattattgttttttcattatttatttatttttaatatatgttttatgtatccttttttaaatcattatttatcattataaatatgattgttttctattaattatttttaataaatgtattttattttttgaagagtgttcttcttctgtcttttgacattatgtttgtttatatattaatatgcaATACCATGTTTTGTTATCTTGGAAAATGatgctttataataaaatgtttatgATATTTTTGTCGATATCGCTACTACAGTACCAATATCTACTGCAGTGCTCCTGAGCAAGGCACTTTAACCCGCAGCAGCTTCCACGTGTGGAGAACGTAACACAAACACTTACTCGACGTAGTTGTGCTCCTTTCCGAGGTTGCAGAACATGTAACCATAGTAACCGTAGACGTCGCCACAGAAGACCTTGATGTTGTGCTGAGAACATAGCTGGTCGACACGCACCATCAGGTCTCTGGAGCAGCCTGTCAGACACACCtggaggagaaaaaacacaGTCGGAGGACGGCTGGTCAGAGAGGCTGCCTAGTGGTCAAATGCTTTCCTGATCAATTACCAGTGTTACCAGTATTACCAGTATTACCAGTATTACCAGCATGCCAGTATTACCAGTATTACCAATATTACCAGTATTACCAGTGTTACCAGTGTTACCAGTATTACCAGTATTACCAGTAATGCCAAAGTGCTTCTGAGCAACAGCAGTTGACCTCTTATACTGAAGGAACACCAACAAATATCCATCGTTTTACAAATACTCTCACTTATACAGTAAAAAAACTGCAAATGTGAAAGATGAGGTGAAAAACTTTAATTTATACATATTATAAGTTCATATTAATTTAAccgattttattttattaaacacAAGCGTTTCCCCTCATTTCTAATTAATGCTTAGTTGACTTTCTTCGTCATAAATAATGCGGAGTCTTTGTGCTACTTCAAGGATTACAACCCGGAGGTTTTGAGGTTGACCACAGTTATAGAAAGCCGTTTTCTTCCTCAGCGCTTACTGAGCACGTCGTTCAGAGCGGTTTTATGACATTGTGTCGGACTGTTCTGCCCAATTTCAGTGCTAAATTCAGCCTTTTCTCCGTCCTTCCAGACGTCCAcagactagggctgtcgatcgattaaaatagttaattaatcaccatccatccatctgcaaccgcttatcccgttaggggtcgcgggggggctggagccgatcccagccgacattgggcgaaggcagggtacaccctggacaggtcgccagtccatcgcagggctaacacatatagacagacaaccattcacgctcacattcacacctacgggcaatttagagtccacaattaacctaacctacatgtctttggactgtgggaggaaaccggagtacccggagaaaacccacgctaacacggggagaacatgcaaactccacacagaagggtcccaagctggattcgaacctgcaaccctctagctgtgaggcgccagtgctaaccactgcaccaccgtgcagccctttaattaatcacacatttttttatttgttcaaaatgtaccttaaagggagatttgtcaagtatttaatactcttatcaacatgggagtggacaaatatgctgctttatgcaaatgtatttatatatatattattggaaatcaattaacacaaaacaatgacagatattgtccagaaaccctcacaggtactgcatttagcatagaaaatatgctcaaatcataacatggcaaactcaagaatccttctgtgtgcatttattAATATTGAGTCTGATCTGACTCAatagagaaaaaagttgttgtCCCATCATGATTTTATTCATGTGGTATTTCTCTGTTCCTTCTTGCAAGAAACTAAAATGAACCGCAGCAGAAAAGTATAAAATTGTACAGTAAACATGCAGAGAGAGCGGCTGAGAGTCTCAGTAGTGAGTCAGCTGTACTCTGAAAGTACCCAGAtggacagtgtgtgtttttctattgTATGTCAGTAATTAGGCCTCTCATATGAAAACTGTGACCACACTCCAACCGTTCCACTTTAATCACCCTCCATCTTCCCGCTGAGCCACACAGAAACATCCTGGAAGcagataaaagtgatgaatgatctactgcagagagagagagacagagagagagacccccctctgttttccattttttattctaTCTCAAGCTTTTTCAA encodes:
- the sae1 gene encoding SUMO-activating enzyme subunit 1 encodes the protein MIDMIEKEDPVISEEEAAQYDRQIRLWGLDAQKRLRGSRVLLAGLGGLGAEVAKNLILAGVKGLTLLDHEKVSEESCRAQFLVPVTAKGQNRAQASLERGQNLNPMVKVHADQDKIEDKPDDFFLQFDAVCLTGCSRDLMVRVDQLCSQHNIKVFCGDVYGYYGYMFCNLGKEHNYVEEKPKLVKPKGNSNDGPEAKKAKVDPNETTIVKKTASFCTLKEALEVDWTTEKAKAGMKRTPVDYFMLHVLLKFRTDKGRDPDPQSFPEDSQLLRQIRDDVLEALAVSSDLLNDDFISYCFSEMSPVCAVVGGVLGQEVVKALSQRDRPHRNFFFFDGRKGNGMVDFFGPN